The following proteins are co-located in the Tepidamorphus gemmatus genome:
- the doeA gene encoding ectoine hydrolase DoeA (DoeA (degradation of ectoine A) is also called EutD (ectoine utilization D).) yields MSLSQLHFTREEYADRLARTRRAMAERGIDLLIVSDPSNMNWLTGYDGWSFYVHQAVIVPPDGEPVWYGRGQDANGARRTAYLGDDNIIGYADHYVQSTERHPMNFLAEVIAARGWDRLVIGVEMDNYYFSAAAHAALVRNLPNARFTDATALVNWQRAVKSPAEIGYMRKAARIVEAMHARILDRIEVGMRKCDLVAEIYDAGIRGVDGPDGRIGGDYPAIVPLLPSGADASAPHLTWDDRPMKAGEGTFFEIAGCYRRYHCPLSRTVFLGKPSQAFLDAEAATLEGMEAGLEAAKPGNTCEDIANAFFAVLARHGIVKDNRTGYPIGLSYPPDWGERTMSLRPGDRTELKPGMTFHFMTGLWLETMGLEITESILITETGVECLANVPRRLFVKD; encoded by the coding sequence ATGAGCCTGTCCCAACTCCACTTCACCCGCGAGGAATATGCCGACCGTCTCGCCCGCACGCGGAGGGCCATGGCCGAGCGCGGCATCGATCTCCTGATCGTCAGCGACCCCTCCAACATGAACTGGCTGACAGGCTACGATGGCTGGTCGTTCTATGTGCACCAGGCAGTCATCGTGCCGCCGGACGGCGAGCCGGTCTGGTACGGCCGTGGTCAGGACGCGAACGGCGCGCGGCGCACCGCCTATCTCGGCGATGACAACATCATCGGCTACGCCGACCACTACGTCCAATCGACCGAGCGTCACCCGATGAACTTTCTCGCCGAGGTCATCGCCGCGCGCGGCTGGGACCGGCTGGTCATCGGCGTGGAGATGGACAACTACTACTTCTCTGCCGCCGCCCATGCAGCTCTCGTGCGAAACCTGCCCAATGCCCGGTTCACAGATGCGACCGCACTTGTGAACTGGCAGCGGGCCGTCAAGAGCCCTGCCGAGATCGGCTACATGCGCAAGGCAGCCCGCATCGTCGAGGCCATGCACGCGCGCATTCTCGACAGGATCGAGGTCGGCATGCGCAAGTGCGACCTCGTAGCGGAAATCTACGATGCCGGCATCCGCGGCGTCGACGGGCCGGACGGCCGCATCGGCGGCGACTATCCGGCGATCGTGCCGCTCCTGCCGTCCGGCGCCGATGCCTCGGCGCCGCATCTGACCTGGGACGATCGACCGATGAAGGCCGGTGAAGGCACCTTCTTCGAGATCGCCGGCTGCTATCGACGTTACCACTGCCCGCTGTCGCGAACCGTGTTCCTCGGCAAGCCGAGCCAGGCCTTCCTCGATGCCGAGGCGGCGACGCTGGAAGGCATGGAGGCGGGGCTCGAGGCCGCGAAGCCCGGCAATACCTGCGAGGACATCGCCAACGCCTTCTTCGCCGTGCTGGCGCGGCATGGCATCGTCAAGGACAACCGTACCGGATACCCGATCGGCCTGTCCTACCCGCCGGACTGGGGCGAGCGAACGATGAGCCTGCGCCCCGGCGACCGCACCGAACTGAAGCCAGGCATGACCTTCCATTTCATGACCGGCCTGTGGCTCGAGACGATGGGGCTCGAGATCACGGAATCGATCCTGATCACCGAGACCGGCGTCGAATGTCTCGCCAACGTGCCGCGCAGACTGTTCGTCAAGGACTGA
- the eutC gene encoding ectoine utilization protein EutC, with amino-acid sequence MNRMTILTEAELRRLVPLDLVAVECIEGAFRALATQAVAMPPILRLDIPDHRGEVDVKTAYVPGIDGFAIKISPGFFDNPKFGLPSVNGMMVLLSARTGLIEALLLDNGYLTDVRTAAAGAVAARHLARSDAGIATIFGAGVQARLQLQALTLVRPIREARVWAREAAKAHAAASDMSDRLGMTVTAVADPRDAVAGADIIVTTTPSEMPLVMADWLEPGQHLTAMGSDAEHKNEIDPAALLRADRYVADRLSQTRRLGELHHAIAAGLVGPQAEFPELGEIIAGTAAGRARHEDITYCDLTGTGVQDTAIATLARDRARAAGAGTIFES; translated from the coding sequence ATGAACCGGATGACTATCCTCACCGAGGCCGAACTGCGGCGGCTCGTTCCGCTCGACCTGGTCGCGGTCGAATGCATCGAAGGGGCCTTCCGCGCGCTGGCGACACAGGCCGTCGCGATGCCGCCGATTCTCAGGCTCGACATTCCCGACCACCGAGGCGAGGTCGACGTGAAGACCGCCTATGTGCCCGGCATCGACGGTTTCGCGATCAAGATCAGCCCTGGCTTCTTCGACAATCCGAAATTCGGCCTTCCTTCCGTCAACGGCATGATGGTGCTGCTGTCGGCACGGACGGGCCTCATCGAGGCGCTGCTGCTCGACAACGGCTACCTGACAGACGTGCGCACCGCGGCGGCGGGGGCGGTGGCGGCACGGCATCTGGCGCGCAGCGATGCAGGCATTGCCACGATCTTCGGCGCCGGCGTGCAGGCGCGGCTGCAGCTTCAGGCGCTGACGCTGGTGCGACCGATCCGTGAGGCGCGCGTCTGGGCACGGGAGGCGGCAAAGGCGCACGCGGCGGCCAGCGACATGTCCGACCGGCTCGGGATGACGGTAACCGCGGTCGCCGACCCGCGCGATGCGGTTGCCGGCGCCGACATCATCGTCACCACCACGCCGTCCGAGATGCCTCTGGTGATGGCGGACTGGCTGGAGCCCGGCCAGCACCTCACCGCCATGGGCTCTGACGCCGAACACAAGAACGAGATCGATCCCGCGGCACTCCTGCGCGCCGACCGATATGTCGCCGACCGGCTGTCACAGACGCGGCGGCTCGGCGAACTGCACCATGCCATCGCGGCGGGACTGGTCGGGCCGCAGGCCGAGTTCCCCGAGCTCGGCGAAATCATCGCCGGAACGGCGGCCGGTCGAGCGAGGCATGAGGACATCACCTATTGCGACCTGACCGGAACGGGCGTCCAGGACACCGCCATCGCCACGCTGGCACGCGACCGCGCTCGCGCCGCCGGCGCCGGAACCATTTTCGAAAGCTGA
- the eutB gene encoding hydroxyectoine utilization dehydratase EutB, whose product MPVAATIPAPGLADVEAARERIAGIVEHTAMTASASLTEQCGVPVLLKLEHRQVTGSFKLRGAANAVALLPETDRSRGVVAASTGNHGRALAQAARRHGIRAVICMSRLVPENKLAEIRRLGAEVRIVGSSQDEAQEEVDRLVAQEGMVMVPPFDHADIIAGQGTIGLEIVEQAPDTEMILVPLSGGGLAAGIAVAARALKPSIRVIGITMRRGAAMKASLDAGRPVQVREYPSLADSLGGGIGLDNRLTFAMCRALLDEVVLLDEAEIAEGIRHLYRHESEIAEGAGAVGVAALLSGRVRPQGPVVAVISGRNIDMELHRRIVCGENPFGEEAP is encoded by the coding sequence GTGCCAGTTGCCGCAACCATCCCCGCGCCTGGCCTCGCCGACGTCGAGGCAGCCCGCGAGCGCATCGCAGGTATCGTCGAGCACACGGCGATGACTGCCTCGGCGAGCCTGACGGAGCAGTGTGGTGTCCCCGTCCTGCTCAAGCTCGAGCACAGGCAGGTGACCGGCTCCTTCAAGCTGCGCGGCGCCGCCAACGCGGTCGCCCTGCTGCCCGAGACAGACCGGTCGCGCGGCGTGGTCGCGGCCTCGACCGGCAATCACGGCCGGGCGCTCGCCCAAGCCGCACGCCGCCATGGCATCCGGGCGGTGATCTGCATGTCGCGGCTCGTGCCGGAGAACAAGCTCGCCGAAATCCGTCGGCTGGGCGCCGAGGTGCGGATCGTCGGGTCCAGCCAGGACGAAGCGCAGGAGGAGGTCGACCGGCTGGTCGCGCAGGAGGGCATGGTGATGGTGCCGCCCTTCGACCATGCTGACATCATCGCTGGCCAGGGCACGATCGGCCTCGAGATTGTCGAGCAGGCCCCAGACACGGAGATGATCCTGGTGCCGCTCTCGGGCGGCGGACTCGCGGCCGGCATTGCGGTCGCCGCCAGGGCCCTGAAGCCCTCGATCCGCGTGATCGGCATCACGATGCGGCGCGGGGCGGCGATGAAGGCGAGTCTCGATGCCGGACGGCCGGTGCAGGTGCGCGAATATCCCTCGCTGGCGGATTCGCTCGGCGGCGGCATCGGCCTCGACAACCGCCTCACCTTCGCAATGTGCCGCGCGCTGCTGGACGAGGTGGTGCTGCTCGACGAGGCGGAGATCGCGGAAGGCATCCGCCATCTCTACCGGCACGAGAGCGAGATCGCAGAAGGTGCCGGAGCCGTCGGCGTCGCGGCGCTGCTGTCGGGGCGTGTGCGGCCGCAAGGTCCCGTCGTCGCCGTGATCTCGGGCCGCAACATCGACATGGAGCTGCACCGACGGATCGTCTGCGGCGAGAACCCGTTTGGCGAGGAGGCCCCATGA
- the eutA gene encoding ectoine utilization protein EutA: MNAAIRPILAPRRPELDPRPLARRVGLIALATDHTSEPDFRRMVANERIGVYVARIAYANPTTPQNLRRMQPALSAGAGLILPGETLDAICYSCTSASVVIGDSAVEAAIQAAKPGVPVVTPALAAARGLTASGARRISILTPYTVETSLPMVDYFAAKGFAIDAFTCLGLDDDREMARIRLQEIVEFATAAITDASDALFISCTAMRAAVVAPEIEARIGRPVVTSNLATAWNCLRLCGEETPRPDWGRLMTLPLPAA, translated from the coding sequence ATGAACGCTGCGATCCGCCCCATTCTGGCACCCCGCCGACCAGAGCTCGATCCCCGCCCCCTCGCGCGGCGCGTGGGCCTGATCGCGCTCGCGACGGACCACACCAGCGAACCCGATTTCCGTCGCATGGTGGCGAATGAGAGGATCGGCGTCTATGTCGCCCGGATCGCCTACGCCAACCCGACGACGCCGCAGAACCTCCGTCGCATGCAGCCGGCGCTGAGCGCGGGCGCGGGACTGATCCTCCCGGGCGAGACCCTCGATGCGATCTGCTATTCCTGCACGTCGGCCTCCGTGGTCATCGGCGACAGCGCGGTGGAAGCGGCGATCCAGGCGGCGAAGCCCGGGGTGCCCGTGGTGACGCCGGCGCTTGCCGCCGCGCGGGGACTGACGGCGAGCGGAGCGCGGCGGATCAGCATCCTCACCCCTTATACCGTCGAGACCAGCCTGCCGATGGTCGACTACTTTGCCGCCAAGGGCTTCGCCATTGACGCCTTCACCTGCCTTGGTCTCGATGACGACCGCGAGATGGCCCGCATCCGGCTGCAGGAGATCGTCGAGTTCGCAACGGCGGCGATCACGGACGCCAGTGACGCGCTGTTCATCTCCTGTACCGCCATGCGCGCGGCGGTTGTGGCGCCGGAGATCGAGGCGAGGATCGGCCGTCCGGTCGTCACCAGCAATCTGGCGACTGCCTGGAACTGCCTGCGGCTGTGCGGCGAGGAGACACCGCGGCCCGACTGGGGGCGGTTGATGACCCTGCCCCTGCCAGCGGCCTGA
- a CDS encoding universal stress protein gives MFRKILLPVDGSEPAMRALRVGADVAGRYGAALTVLCVYRHHGPLESSLSMVRPSDPVPPDRALSDFAHEVVQAAAAELDRLGAVNVHTVVKRGHPARTIVAYARDNAIDLIVLGSRGLGDVEGFLLGSVSHKVTSLADCPCLTVK, from the coding sequence ATGTTCCGGAAGATCCTGCTCCCTGTGGACGGCTCCGAGCCGGCGATGCGCGCACTGAGGGTCGGCGCGGACGTCGCCGGACGCTACGGCGCGGCGCTGACGGTGCTGTGTGTCTATCGCCATCACGGTCCGCTCGAAAGCTCGCTGTCGATGGTCCGGCCGTCGGATCCGGTCCCGCCGGACCGGGCGCTGTCCGATTTCGCTCACGAGGTCGTACAGGCGGCGGCGGCCGAACTGGACCGGCTCGGAGCCGTCAACGTGCACACCGTCGTGAAGCGCGGTCATCCGGCCCGCACCATCGTCGCCTATGCGCGCGACAACGCCATCGACCTGATCGTGCTCGGCAGCCGCGGGCTCGGCGATGTCGAGGGCTTCCTGCTCGGCAGCGTCTCCCACAAGGTGACGAGCCTCGCCGACTGCCCGTGTCTCACAGTCAAGTGA